The window AATTTTGGAGTTGTTGGAATTAGCTTAGGAAACCAAAATTGAATTAACCATGAGCCATGCACAATTCTACGACAATCATGCAATTAAGGCAGATCAAGACATGATTagcaataacaacaatatttctCCTCCTTTGAAGATCAATAAGAACTCTCATTTGATCAAGAAATCATCGACCAATTCGttatcttcttcttcgtcttcttcctcCCTATTTAATGGGGTCGCAGCCACCACCTCAACCACCATCCCTCAACAACCACGTCATCCCATTATCATCCACACACATCCTCCTAAAGTTATCCACACTCATCCGCGCGATTTCATGGCATTGGTCCAAAAACTCACTGGCTTTTCACGAGAAGACGACAACTCTTCTCCTTCTCATCCACCTCTTCCTCTACCTCAACATCCCAAATCCGAGGAGGAGGACCCCGTTTCTGGCCCCGAAAGCTGTCTTGGAGATATCCTCAGACCTGATAAAGAAAttatttatcaaaataataataggaACATTAATAAGAAATGTGAGTTATTGGCCAATGATGACAATGAATCTACATCGGTTGTCACGGATGAAAATAGTGGTAATAATTGCAGTGTAGGAGATGCTCAGGTTAATTCATCAGCTTCTTGTTATGTTCCTCCTCCTCCAACAATTTTTGATCTACCTAATATTAATGATATTAATAGTGGTATTAGTAATTATAATAATCTTAGTGACCCTCCAATTTTCTTAGATAGTAATGCACCTTTTCTTAGTCCAAATTCGACCGATTTATTTTTCACAGATCAGCCATTTTGTAACTATACCGATCCATTGTTTTTTATGCCTAGTACTAGTATGAGAAgttccatttcttcttcttcatcggaAAATATTAAGGAGCTTCCAGATTTTTGAAGTCCAGCTTCGGATATTATAAGAGAATTAGGACTTCTTTTTCGTAGTTTTTTAAGTGATtgggatttttattttatttttactgttGTCTTTCAGATTCCTTTATGTTtcagataaggaaaatattttgcagcATTTTTCCTTGTAGGTAGAGTTTAAATAAATctagatttttttttcaataatgaaATAGCCATAGAAGAAAATGAatggttattttattttgatttccgTTCTGTAGTTGATAGTATTATTTTGTAGTTGAAATTAATAAGATTACTTTTGTTCTTTGCAATCTCAATTATTTAGATCTGATAATGATGTAGTGTGCAAATTCTGTCTCTTGTTTATGTGTATATTGAGTTGATTCCATCTTCTACTATGAGAATTCTCATACGTAGCTTATGTTATCTTTTAACAGTTTGATGTACTAACTGGCTTTCAAGTTactaatattgtaacttatgattgtcacacttcctttttcccccacaaaagatatatgtgttaatgaattgttgtgggttaaagagttttttcaagtgacaaatttgaataggaattattttatttacagagtcgtcacttgaaattgatttttgggGTGTTCCacgtcaccttttatttgaatccctagtcaaaggaaggtttgactctattattattggtctgcgaaaacaaaatccagataaggaattctgttgactggggagaaggtgtaaggcattccccgagtcccgtggttctagcacggtcgctttattgactacaacttggcttgaattaatttagataaactgtgatttattgattttcatgttttatctatccgcttttattttaaaatatggaattatctttgaaacgaatcacgtgtgtgaatccgttttgtttattgtgccaaaatcatgtca is drawn from Nicotiana tabacum cultivar K326 chromosome 22, ASM71507v2, whole genome shotgun sequence and contains these coding sequences:
- the LOC107780094 gene encoding VQ motif-containing protein 20-like, which gives rise to MSHAQFYDNHAIKADQDMISNNNNISPPLKINKNSHLIKKSSTNSLSSSSSSSSLFNGVAATTSTTIPQQPRHPIIIHTHPPKVIHTHPRDFMALVQKLTGFSREDDNSSPSHPPLPLPQHPKSEEEDPVSGPESCLGDILRPDKEIIYQNNNRNINKKCELLANDDNESTSVVTDENSGNNCSVGDAQVNSSASCYVPPPPTIFDLPNINDINSGISNYNNLSDPPIFLDSNAPFLSPNSTDLFFTDQPFCNYTDPLFFMPSTSMRSSISSSSSENIKELPDF